A single region of the Anaerococcus urinomassiliensis genome encodes:
- a CDS encoding DUF6088 family protein, with protein sequence MESINKKIEDIMTSNTGEIFSINDFYGLGTKNTIKSVLYRLNEEDKITRLIDGLYTKPKYSEILKEYSYPDANALAEKIADKFSWTISPTGDTALNYTGLSTQVPNEYIYISDGPYRQYDYRNKKILFKHTSNRNITSYSKELSILVQAIRALGKDGIGEEELKKLAVFAQNIKEDLKRDTLKLPFWIQEILEKIQEINNEKAIRNIK encoded by the coding sequence ATGGAATCAATAAACAAGAAAATAGAAGATATAATGACAAGCAATACAGGAGAAATTTTTTCTATTAATGACTTCTATGGACTGGGGACAAAGAATACAATCAAATCCGTTTTATACCGATTAAATGAAGAAGATAAAATCACAAGACTTATAGATGGATTATATACAAAGCCTAAGTATAGCGAAATCCTTAAAGAATATTCTTATCCAGATGCAAATGCCTTGGCAGAAAAGATAGCCGATAAATTTTCTTGGACCATATCTCCAACAGGAGATACAGCTTTAAATTATACTGGATTATCTACACAAGTTCCAAACGAATATATATATATTTCTGATGGACCATATAGGCAATATGATTACAGAAATAAGAAGATACTATTTAAACACACAAGTAATAGAAACATTACGTCTTATTCAAAAGAACTATCTATTTTAGTTCAAGCAATTAGAGCTTTGGGAAAAGATGGAATAGGGGAAGAAGAACTCAAGAAGTTAGCCGTATTTGCCCAAAATATTAAAGAAGACTTAAAGCGTGATACCTTAAAGCTACCATTTTGGATACAGGAAATATTAGAGAAAATACAGGAGATTAATAATGAAAAAGCTATTAGAAATATCAAATGA
- a CDS encoding DNA topoisomerase 3 yields the protein MKLVIAEKPSVAMSIAKVIGAKNKKDGYYEGNDYRVSWCVGHLVQMANPDNYDEKYKKWRIEDLPIIPKEYKYEIVNTTKKQFNILKKLMNSKEVDTIINACDAGREGEAIFRLVYMKANCKKKIERLWISSMEDSAIKEGFNNLKDGKYYDNLFDSAKARAIADWLVGMNMSRLYSCLYDENYSIGRVQTPTLAMIVDRDFEIENFKKEKYYTVEIELDKFMLSTNRIDNRVIAEQLINLIGNTIKITDLVKKEKITKPDLPFDLTTLQRECNKYFGYSAKQTLDYAQSLYEKKYITYPRTDSRYLTEDMIVSTINNILGKNDFDTERIKIVFNSKKVSDHHAIIPTVSSLSKDISYLPESESKVYRLILNKLNASVGYPLVENTTKIVAIFDSFEFTNTGKVIKDEGFTKYLKEYTSKKSEDTIFPNVNIGDELEIKEKNIKEKYTTPPKHFTEDSLLKAMEIAGNDVLEKGIEVERRGIGTPATRAGIIENLIYKGYIKRDKRNLISTRKGLNLVSIVIDEFKSPKTTAEWEMGLSEIANGKEDKEIFLKEIEEEIKNTIGRYCK from the coding sequence ATGAAATTAGTTATAGCAGAAAAACCAAGCGTTGCAATGTCAATAGCAAAGGTTATAGGAGCAAAGAACAAAAAAGATGGATATTATGAGGGAAATGATTATAGAGTATCTTGGTGTGTAGGTCATCTAGTTCAGATGGCAAATCCTGATAATTATGATGAAAAATATAAAAAGTGGAGAATTGAAGATTTACCTATTATTCCAAAAGAATACAAGTACGAAATTGTAAATACCACAAAGAAACAATTTAATATTCTTAAAAAGCTGATGAACAGTAAAGAAGTTGATACTATAATTAATGCTTGTGATGCAGGAAGAGAAGGAGAAGCTATATTTAGACTTGTGTATATGAAAGCAAATTGTAAAAAGAAAATAGAGCGTCTTTGGATTTCATCTATGGAAGATTCTGCGATAAAAGAAGGATTCAACAATTTAAAAGATGGAAAATACTATGATAATCTTTTTGACTCAGCAAAGGCAAGAGCTATAGCCGACTGGCTTGTTGGAATGAATATGAGTAGACTTTACTCTTGCTTATATGACGAAAATTATAGTATAGGGAGAGTTCAAACACCAACATTGGCAATGATAGTAGATAGAGATTTTGAAATAGAAAATTTTAAAAAAGAAAAATATTATACAGTAGAAATAGAACTTGATAAGTTTATGCTATCCACTAATAGAATAGATAATAGGGTGATAGCTGAACAGCTGATAAATTTAATAGGCAATACAATAAAAATTACAGATTTAGTAAAAAAAGAAAAAATAACGAAACCAGATTTACCTTTTGATTTAACAACACTACAAAGAGAGTGTAACAAATATTTTGGATATAGTGCAAAACAGACTTTAGATTATGCTCAAAGCCTTTATGAGAAGAAATATATAACCTATCCAAGAACAGACAGTAGGTATTTAACAGAAGATATGATTGTAAGCACAATAAATAATATTTTGGGGAAAAATGATTTTGATACAGAGCGTATTAAAATTGTATTTAATTCAAAAAAAGTTAGCGATCATCATGCAATTATACCTACAGTAAGTTCATTGAGTAAAGATATATCTTATCTTCCAGAAAGTGAATCTAAAGTGTATAGACTAATATTAAATAAACTAAACGCAAGTGTTGGATATCCACTCGTTGAAAATACAACAAAAATTGTAGCTATATTTGATAGCTTTGAATTTACAAACACTGGCAAAGTAATTAAAGATGAAGGATTTACAAAGTATTTAAAAGAATATACATCGAAAAAGAGTGAAGATACGATATTTCCTAATGTGAATATTGGAGATGAACTTGAAATAAAGGAAAAAAATATTAAAGAAAAGTATACTACACCTCCAAAACATTTTACCGAAGATAGTTTACTTAAAGCTATGGAAATAGCAGGAAATGATGTTTTAGAAAAAGGTATTGAAGTAGAAAGAAGAGGAATAGGGACTCCAGCCACTCGTGCAGGAATAATAGAAAATCTAATTTATAAAGGTTATATAAAAAGAGATAAGAGAAATCTTATTTCAACAAGAAAGGGCTTAAACTTAGTATCAATAGTAATAGATGAATTTAAATCACCAAAAACAACAGCAGAATGGGAAATGGGATTAAGTGAGATTGCAAATGGGAAAGAAGATAAGGAGATATTTTTAAAAGAAATTGAAGAAGAAATCAAAAACACCATTGGTAGATATTGCAAATAA
- a CDS encoding CD1107 family mobile element protein, producing MKKSGIKVALVLLFMFTIIPSISMAKSNESEITSQLNNIYTPENNKELENLFDEDVYNPSDEKQKIPYQEVPKIPDSKNVKSEQKERSINSCQPAKPVKGGNTKAINSLATKENKARGTVLENVDESGEDLTPKVGDKEVRKEGEENPVDVRQFLTFQTKSGKTMHLIIDHSQNQENVQLLTEVGEQDLLNMIEGESDTKSKEEKVVRKEEPIKKEEPQKEKEKEKKSGVGLYIFIVLIMLVGIGAGYYFKVYKKREEDTIEDDEDYDELEDDYEYDKENDEKESIEDTEIIPEEDDF from the coding sequence ATGAAGAAAAGCGGAATAAAAGTAGCCTTAGTGTTACTCTTTATGTTTACAATAATACCAAGTATATCCATGGCAAAAAGTAATGAAAGTGAAATAACGAGTCAACTAAATAATATATATACTCCAGAAAATAATAAAGAATTAGAAAATTTATTTGATGAAGATGTGTATAATCCTTCTGATGAAAAACAAAAAATACCCTATCAAGAAGTACCTAAAATACCAGATAGTAAAAATGTAAAAAGTGAACAAAAAGAAAGATCTATTAATTCATGCCAACCAGCAAAACCTGTAAAAGGAGGGAATACAAAAGCGATTAATTCTTTAGCAACAAAGGAGAATAAAGCAAGAGGGACAGTATTGGAAAATGTAGATGAAAGTGGAGAAGATCTAACTCCTAAAGTTGGAGATAAAGAAGTAAGAAAAGAGGGCGAAGAAAATCCTGTAGACGTTAGACAATTTTTAACTTTTCAGACTAAATCAGGCAAGACAATGCACCTTATTATAGATCATTCACAAAACCAAGAAAATGTTCAACTATTAACAGAAGTTGGTGAGCAAGACCTTTTAAATATGATCGAAGGAGAAAGTGATACTAAATCAAAAGAAGAAAAAGTAGTTAGAAAAGAAGAGCCTATAAAAAAGGAAGAACCTCAAAAAGAAAAAGAGAAAGAAAAGAAGTCAGGCGTAGGATTATATATTTTTATAGTTCTTATAATGCTAGTGGGAATAGGTGCAGGATATTATTTTAAAGTTTACAAAAAAAGAGAAGAGGATACTATTGAAGATGATGAAGATTATGACGAATTAGAAGATGATTATGAATATGATAAAGAAAATGATGAGAAAGAAAGTATAGAAGATACAGAAATTATTCCAGAAGAAGATGATTTTTAA
- a CDS encoding C40 family peptidase, whose protein sequence is MKKEKGKINPRDVPKSKLILEKKNISSNTIKNKKDSPILLNKNSERENSTFMNEKDSYRQVSEVENYDNIKKTSSHFQELDNKYIPNINEKSDKEKIQRKRQEKVYREKYKILDNLKQDNEVEDKIREERIKKENDRVYENRISNFKKSSNHISKNGIKNKDKLEVYDPLSKDLDNDGVIDRYDMDFRDSNISYRDTSDDEKYFSKYRNKRFLNDFRKNKEQYQSDKQENSFQDKSISTKIERSNVRDYKGKKFRAKSLYLTESEMDNKNYQKLKTGKNLKEKCSVDLNNKNKIIDNNKKEGKRANFNLNEKYTRTKKESSNVKEGQNKFKEDKLKEEDKLQKNEEKISKLHSKKAKKEKDLVKDNKKAKKGGLENPLILASAMASNYLYSGKEDNAGIDVSYKVSRSTELIGKNIRRNRRKKALKTKRKLEKLDNKIHKKESRLLFEKNFEELKKSRVYQNTNKLNRFFMKKKFQKDFRKKQEVSLKNRIKKSITNMSKKTAEVLKNKGYKNIFIVLCILGLFFMLFKEISNIGSITSGITSNVMATSYLSKKEVLSDVNNEFSSYEYALQDEIDSIKENYPNYDEYHIKGDPVGHDVHELFSYLTARYGEIKSTDEIKKELKKLFNQMYKKEYTSKTITKYDKDGNPYTYKILTLTITKKSIDKIAKEEFAIYETNMAHYLSLLENQGNMGDYFGSGYGDLGDIVDNPNFGNSGIEFDDVAVRRLFGEAEKHIGKRYVFGASGPRNFDCSGFVCWSFTKSGVKNMPRTTAWRIYTDYCNPVSPSQAKPGDIIFFKGTYNSGTPISHVGIYAGNGMMIHAGDPIQYANINTRYWKEHFYAFGRPR, encoded by the coding sequence ATGAAAAAAGAAAAGGGCAAAATAAATCCTAGAGATGTACCAAAAAGTAAGCTTATATTAGAAAAGAAAAATATAAGTAGCAACACTATAAAAAATAAAAAAGATTCACCCATTTTATTAAACAAAAATTCTGAAAGAGAAAATAGCACTTTTATGAATGAAAAAGATAGCTACAGACAAGTTTCTGAAGTTGAGAATTATGATAATATAAAGAAAACTTCTAGCCACTTTCAAGAACTAGATAATAAATATATACCTAATATTAATGAAAAATCAGATAAGGAAAAAATACAAAGAAAAAGACAGGAGAAAGTATATAGAGAAAAATATAAAATACTTGATAACTTGAAACAAGATAATGAAGTAGAAGATAAAATTAGAGAAGAAAGAATCAAGAAAGAAAATGATAGAGTATATGAAAATAGGATAAGTAATTTCAAGAAGAGTTCTAATCATATATCTAAGAATGGAATAAAGAATAAAGATAAGTTAGAAGTTTATGACCCATTGTCTAAAGATTTAGATAATGATGGAGTAATAGATCGTTATGATATGGACTTTAGAGATAGTAATATTTCTTATAGAGATACTAGTGATGATGAAAAGTATTTTTCAAAGTATAGAAATAAAAGATTTCTAAATGACTTTAGAAAGAATAAAGAGCAGTATCAAAGTGACAAACAAGAAAATTCATTTCAAGATAAGTCCATTTCAACAAAAATAGAAAGATCTAATGTAAGGGATTATAAAGGTAAGAAGTTTAGGGCAAAAAGTTTATACTTAACAGAAAGTGAAATGGATAATAAGAATTATCAGAAACTAAAGACTGGTAAGAACTTAAAGGAAAAATGCTCTGTAGATCTAAATAATAAAAATAAAATTATAGATAATAACAAAAAAGAAGGTAAAAGAGCTAATTTTAATCTAAATGAAAAATATACAAGAACAAAAAAGGAAAGTTCGAATGTAAAAGAAGGACAAAATAAGTTTAAAGAAGATAAATTGAAGGAAGAAGATAAGCTTCAAAAAAATGAAGAAAAGATCTCAAAATTACACTCGAAAAAAGCAAAAAAAGAAAAAGACTTAGTTAAAGATAATAAAAAAGCAAAAAAAGGAGGATTAGAAAATCCTTTAATTCTTGCAAGTGCAATGGCATCAAACTATCTTTATAGCGGAAAAGAAGATAATGCAGGAATAGATGTATCATATAAAGTAAGCAGAAGTACAGAGCTTATTGGAAAAAATATTAGACGTAATCGTAGAAAAAAAGCTTTAAAAACTAAAAGAAAATTAGAGAAATTAGATAATAAAATTCATAAAAAAGAAAGTAGATTATTATTTGAAAAAAATTTTGAAGAATTAAAAAAGTCTAGAGTCTATCAAAATACCAATAAATTGAATCGATTTTTTATGAAGAAAAAATTTCAGAAAGATTTCAGAAAAAAACAAGAAGTAAGCTTAAAAAATAGAATAAAAAAGTCTATTACAAATATGAGTAAAAAGACAGCAGAAGTTCTAAAAAATAAGGGATATAAAAATATTTTTATTGTCCTTTGCATTTTAGGACTTTTTTTCATGCTGTTTAAAGAAATAAGTAATATTGGAAGTATTACTTCAGGTATTACAAGTAATGTTATGGCTACAAGTTACTTATCAAAAAAAGAAGTGCTAAGTGATGTAAATAATGAATTTTCAAGTTATGAATATGCTTTGCAAGATGAGATAGATAGTATTAAAGAAAATTATCCAAACTACGATGAATATCATATAAAAGGAGATCCAGTAGGTCATGATGTTCACGAGCTATTTAGTTATTTAACAGCAAGATATGGAGAAATTAAGTCGACTGATGAAATAAAAAAGGAGCTAAAAAAACTCTTTAATCAGATGTACAAAAAAGAGTATACATCAAAAACTATTACTAAATATGATAAAGATGGAAATCCATACACCTATAAAATATTGACTCTTACCATTACCAAGAAAAGTATTGATAAAATTGCAAAAGAAGAGTTTGCAATTTATGAAACTAATATGGCTCACTACTTATCATTATTAGAAAATCAAGGAAATATGGGAGATTATTTTGGCTCTGGTTATGGAGATTTAGGGGATATAGTAGATAATCCAAATTTTGGAAATTCCGGTATAGAGTTTGATGATGTAGCAGTAAGGAGATTATTTGGAGAAGCTGAAAAACATATAGGAAAAAGATATGTTTTTGGAGCTAGTGGACCAAGGAATTTTGACTGTTCAGGATTTGTATGTTGGTCATTTACAAAATCAGGAGTAAAGAATATGCCAAGAACAACAGCTTGGAGAATATATACTGATTATTGTAATCCTGTATCGCCTAGTCAAGCAAAGCCTGGAGATATAATTTTCTTCAAAGGAACATATAATTCTGGAACACCAATATCTCACGTAGGAATATATGCAGGCAATGGAATGATGATTCATGCAGGAGATCCTATTCAATATGCAAATATTAATACAAGATATTGGAAAGAACACTTTTATGCCTTTGGCAGACCAAGATAG
- a CDS encoding DNA-methyltransferase — protein sequence MKNKIKSNYIINLDALVALKELPNEIFDCCITSPPYYGLRDYKVKGQIGREESPEEYLNKLVEVFDQVKRVLKKDGTLWIVIGDSYVGTGSKKEYKDPKNKNGRTGQKVSVTKKLKGYKTKDLIGVPWQLALKLREDGWYLRSDIIWHKENAMPESCKDRPSRSYEHIFLLSKSKKYFYNYEAMKEPMKEISKKRYIRARGKDNKYLKENTGAKRQSINEAREYGEYIGDNVPQFRNSRDIWTINTNAFKGKHYAVFPPKLVEICIKAACPNNGLILDPFMGSGTVGMVATKMNREYIGIELNEDYCKMAKERIEENMK from the coding sequence ATGAAGAATAAGATAAAAAGTAACTATATTATTAATTTAGATGCATTAGTAGCCTTAAAAGAACTACCTAATGAGATATTTGATTGCTGTATTACTTCTCCTCCTTATTATGGATTAAGAGATTATAAAGTTAAAGGTCAAATTGGAAGAGAAGAAAGTCCTGAAGAGTATTTAAATAAGTTAGTAGAAGTATTTGACCAAGTAAAAAGAGTATTAAAAAAAGATGGAACTTTATGGATTGTAATAGGAGATTCTTACGTTGGTACTGGAAGCAAGAAAGAATACAAAGACCCAAAAAATAAGAATGGAAGAACAGGCCAAAAAGTTTCTGTCACGAAAAAATTAAAAGGATATAAGACAAAAGATTTGATTGGAGTTCCTTGGCAACTTGCATTAAAACTAAGAGAAGATGGTTGGTATTTAAGAAGTGATATTATATGGCACAAAGAAAATGCTATGCCAGAATCATGTAAAGATAGACCATCGAGATCATACGAACATATTTTTTTACTCTCTAAATCAAAAAAATATTTTTATAACTATGAAGCAATGAAAGAACCCATGAAAGAGATAAGTAAAAAAAGATATATAAGGGCAAGGGGAAAAGACAATAAGTACCTAAAAGAAAATACAGGTGCTAAAAGACAGAGCATAAATGAAGCAAGAGAATATGGAGAATATATAGGAGATAATGTTCCTCAGTTTAGAAATAGTAGAGATATTTGGACAATAAATACTAATGCCTTTAAAGGAAAACACTATGCAGTATTTCCACCAAAATTAGTAGAAATTTGTATAAAAGCAGCTTGTCCTAATAATGGGTTAATATTAGATCCATTTATGGGATCAGGCACAGTTGGAATGGTTGCTACTAAAATGAATAGAGAATATATAGGAATAGAATTAAATGAGGACTATTGCAAGATGGCTAAAGAAAGGATTGAAGAAAATATGAAATAG
- a CDS encoding VirB4-like conjugal transfer ATPase, CD1110 family has translation MNQIQKRQQKKLNAEKENLKKQKEDLKSIGKSQKKIESSKKYKGQRKQKKELSFFNGRKQKKKSVQDTIPYLRMLKNGVCQIEKNKFNKMIRFLDINYQLSTEEDKESIFNEFSNFLNYFDPSVDIELSYINRIGKNEEIEKNINIPYRDDSFNEIRKEYREMLKNQSEKGNNGLSKYMYITFSLEAQDIKEATIRLERMEMDILNNFKKMGVKAYVLDGYERLKVIHDILNKDKKFTFSYDDLKHSGLSTKDYISPTSFNFSSINQFRVGEYFGEVNFLQILAPELSDRLLSEFLEVEENMIVTFHINSIDQTNAIKMIKRKITDLDKMKIEENKKAIRSGYDMDILPSDLITYGNDAKRLLLELQNHNERMFVITILFTNIEKSRKKLSNVIFQLNSIAGRHNCVLKNLNYRQEQALMSSLPIGKNDIEVKRGLTTSSTAIFIPFTTEELCLEGESLYYGLNALSRNIIMTDRKLLKNPNGLILGTPGSGKSFSAKREITNAFLITQDDIIICDPESEYGNLTRALGGEVIRISPTSRDYINPLDINLDYADEDNPLSLKSDFILSLFELVVGKEGLSAEETSVIDRCLPILYKNYFDNPIPSNMPILEDLYNLLLEQEEKVGKKLAVEMEIYVKGSLNVFNHRTNVDTKNRILCYDIKELGKQLRKIGMLIVQDQVWNRVTINRNKKETRYYCDEFHLLLREEQTASYSIEIWKRFRKWGGIPTGLTQNVKDLLASPEIENIFDNTDFILMLNQASGDREILADKLNISLYQLSYVTNSNEGEGLLFYGNTIVPFVDRFPKDTKLYRLMTTKPEELKESYEE, from the coding sequence ATGAATCAAATACAAAAAAGACAGCAAAAAAAATTAAATGCAGAAAAAGAGAATTTAAAAAAGCAGAAAGAAGACTTAAAAAGCATAGGTAAAAGTCAAAAGAAAATAGAAAGTTCAAAGAAGTACAAAGGACAAAGAAAGCAAAAGAAAGAGCTTTCTTTTTTTAATGGAAGAAAACAAAAGAAAAAAAGTGTTCAAGATACAATTCCCTATTTAAGAATGCTTAAAAATGGAGTTTGTCAAATAGAAAAGAATAAATTTAATAAAATGATAAGATTTTTAGATATTAATTATCAGCTTTCGACAGAAGAAGATAAAGAAAGTATTTTTAATGAATTTTCTAACTTTTTAAATTACTTTGATCCAAGTGTAGATATTGAACTCTCATATATTAACAGAATAGGGAAAAATGAAGAAATAGAAAAAAATATTAATATCCCCTATAGAGATGATTCTTTTAATGAGATAAGGAAAGAATATAGAGAGATGTTAAAAAATCAAAGTGAAAAAGGGAACAATGGATTAAGTAAATATATGTATATCACTTTTAGCTTAGAAGCACAGGATATAAAAGAAGCTACAATTAGACTTGAAAGAATGGAAATGGACATACTAAATAATTTTAAGAAAATGGGAGTTAAGGCTTATGTGCTAGATGGATACGAAAGATTAAAGGTGATTCATGATATTTTAAATAAAGATAAAAAATTTACTTTTTCATATGATGATTTAAAACATAGTGGTTTATCCACAAAAGATTATATTTCTCCGACTTCTTTTAATTTTTCATCTATAAATCAGTTTAGAGTAGGAGAATACTTTGGAGAAGTAAATTTTTTACAGATTCTTGCACCAGAATTATCTGATAGACTATTATCTGAATTTTTAGAAGTTGAAGAAAATATGATTGTAACCTTTCATATAAACTCTATCGATCAAACAAACGCAATTAAAATGATAAAAAGAAAAATTACAGATCTAGATAAGATGAAAATTGAAGAAAATAAAAAAGCTATAAGATCGGGATATGACATGGATATATTACCTTCAGACTTGATCACTTATGGAAATGATGCTAAAAGACTTTTATTAGAGCTTCAAAATCATAACGAGAGAATGTTTGTAATTACCATTTTATTTACAAATATAGAAAAAAGCAGAAAGAAATTGAGCAACGTAATTTTTCAATTAAACTCTATAGCAGGTAGACATAATTGTGTATTAAAGAATCTTAATTATAGGCAAGAACAAGCTCTTATGTCCTCATTGCCCATTGGAAAGAATGACATTGAGGTGAAAAGGGGACTTACTACAAGTTCTACAGCGATCTTTATTCCATTTACTACAGAAGAATTGTGTTTAGAAGGAGAAAGCTTATATTATGGTTTAAATGCATTAAGTCGAAATATCATAATGACAGATAGAAAGCTGTTAAAAAATCCTAATGGTTTAATACTTGGAACACCAGGGTCGGGAAAATCTTTCTCGGCTAAAAGAGAAATTACCAATGCCTTTTTAATTACACAAGATGACATTATAATATGTGATCCTGAATCCGAATATGGGAATTTAACTAGAGCATTAGGAGGAGAAGTTATAAGGATATCACCTACTAGTAGAGACTATATTAATCCATTAGATATAAACTTAGATTATGCAGATGAAGATAATCCATTGTCATTAAAGTCTGACTTTATACTATCATTATTTGAATTAGTAGTGGGAAAAGAAGGACTGAGTGCAGAAGAAACTTCTGTTATAGATAGATGTCTTCCAATCTTATATAAAAACTACTTTGATAATCCTATACCTTCTAATATGCCAATTTTAGAAGATTTATATAACTTACTTTTGGAACAAGAGGAAAAAGTAGGGAAAAAACTTGCGGTAGAAATGGAAATATATGTTAAAGGAAGCTTAAATGTTTTTAATCATAGAACTAATGTAGATACTAAAAATAGAATACTTTGTTATGACATCAAAGAATTGGGAAAGCAATTAAGAAAAATTGGAATGCTTATTGTTCAAGATCAAGTTTGGAATAGAGTTACAATTAATAGGAATAAGAAAGAAACTAGGTATTATTGCGATGAATTCCATTTATTGTTAAGAGAAGAACAAACAGCAAGTTATTCAATAGAAATTTGGAAAAGATTTCGTAAATGGGGAGGAATACCAACAGGGTTAACTCAGAATGTCAAGGATCTTTTAGCTAGTCCTGAAATAGAAAATATATTTGATAATACAGACTTTATATTGATGCTAAATCAAGCCTCTGGAGATAGAGAAATATTAGCAGATAAACTAAATATATCACTTTACCAATTATCATATGTAACCAACTCTAATGAAGGAGAAGGGCTTTTGTTTTATGGAAATACCATTGTTCCATTCGTGGATAGATTCCCTAAAGATACTAAGCTATATAGACTAATGACAACTAAACCAGAGGAGTTAAAAGAAAGTTATGAAGAATAA
- a CDS encoding PrgI family protein has product MAYVNVPKDLTKVKTKVALNLTKRQLIGFTIAGVIGFPIYILSRKNLPNDISMLIMIGVAFPIIFTTLYEKDGLYFEKYLKYMIEKKTQPSIRLYKTDCIYDIERKISKMKEGRK; this is encoded by the coding sequence ATGGCATATGTAAATGTTCCAAAAGATTTAACTAAAGTAAAAACCAAAGTAGCATTAAATTTAACAAAAAGACAATTAATTGGATTTACAATAGCAGGAGTAATAGGCTTTCCTATTTATATATTATCAAGAAAAAATCTACCAAATGATATATCTATGCTTATTATGATAGGAGTAGCATTTCCTATTATTTTCACAACACTTTATGAAAAAGATGGTCTGTATTTTGAGAAGTATCTTAAGTACATGATAGAAAAAAAGACTCAACCAAGTATTCGACTATATAAAACAGATTGTATTTATGATATAGAAAGAAAAATAAGTAAAATGAAAGAAGGGAGAAAATGA
- a CDS encoding VirB6/TrbL-like conjugal transfer protein, CD1112 family, producing the protein MFNIVDKIKEFFSEMLIDMIKENLSGMLLDINDKVSTIATEVGKTPSGWNSEVFHFIKSISENVILPIAGLIITAVLCIELIQMVMNKNNMNDTDTFDFFKYIIKMWIAVWLVSHAFEFSMAVFDVAQSLIGKAAGVANVSSKVSPGDIAAMTETLKNESIGKLMTVVIETSIVKMIIQGISVLITVILYGRMIEIYIYTSVCAIPFATMGNKEWGSIGTNYIRGLFALGLQGLFLLICVGIYAVLVKTLSITDIHKSIFELLGYTLILGITMMKSGSIAKSILNAH; encoded by the coding sequence ATGTTTAATATAGTAGATAAGATCAAAGAGTTTTTTTCGGAGATGCTTATAGACATGATCAAGGAAAATTTAAGTGGAATGCTTCTTGATATAAATGATAAAGTATCTACGATAGCAACAGAAGTTGGAAAAACTCCGAGTGGATGGAACTCGGAAGTTTTCCACTTTATAAAATCAATAAGTGAAAATGTAATACTTCCTATAGCAGGTCTTATCATAACTGCAGTTTTATGTATTGAGTTAATTCAAATGGTAATGAATAAGAATAATATGAACGATACAGATACATTTGATTTCTTTAAATATATTATAAAAATGTGGATAGCTGTATGGTTGGTATCTCATGCTTTTGAATTTTCTATGGCAGTATTTGATGTAGCTCAAAGTTTAATAGGAAAAGCAGCAGGAGTAGCTAATGTGAGTTCAAAAGTTTCACCAGGGGATATAGCGGCTATGACAGAAACATTGAAGAATGAATCAATAGGAAAACTTATGACAGTAGTAATAGAAACCTCTATAGTAAAAATGATAATTCAAGGAATATCGGTATTAATAACGGTAATACTTTATGGAAGAATGATAGAAATATATATCTATACCTCTGTTTGTGCTATACCTTTTGCCACTATGGGAAACAAAGAATGGGGGAGCATAGGAACTAATTATATTAGAGGACTTTTTGCTCTTGGACTACAAGGGTTATTTTTGCTTATATGTGTAGGTATTTACGCAGTTCTTGTAAAGACTTTAAGTATAACAGATATACACAAGAGTATTTTTGAACTACTTGGCTACACACTAATACTTGGAATTACGATGATGAAATCTGGAAGTATTGCAAAATCAATATTAAATGCACATTAA
- a CDS encoding Maff2 family mobile element protein, with translation MEFFTQAVNVLKVLVTAIGAGLGSWGVINLMEGYGNDNPGAKSQGIKQLMAGGGIVLIGLKLIPLLANVLK, from the coding sequence ATGGAGTTTTTCACACAAGCAGTAAATGTATTAAAGGTATTAGTAACAGCGATTGGAGCTGGACTTGGTTCTTGGGGAGTAATTAATCTAATGGAAGGTTATGGTAATGATAACCCTGGAGCTAAATCTCAAGGTATTAAGCAACTTATGGCAGGTGGAGGAATTGTGCTTATTGGACTTAAATTAATTCCACTTTTAGCAAATGTATTAAAATAA